A stretch of the Chitinophaga sp. Cy-1792 genome encodes the following:
- a CDS encoding phosphoenolpyruvate carboxylase: MEAPVNNSLQQFKNLVGTKFQLYNSLFTSLPFHRVEKTGIFLSLFLLHCEEGYAKGGSPQEILDSFFDQYTNYKDEQKKIDLLFRFVQYAERQVVLFDALEDAAFRHIRDMQGAGTLRHLQSEVVQEQAQDELKEKLKDFSVRLVLTAHPTQFYPSEVLGIINDLAKALIEDNTAQVNSYLQQLGKTPFFKKEKPTPYDEAISLVWFLENIFYQAGGRIMSFMKGQFPGAITNETSVLRMGFWPGGDRDGNPFVTAPTTVEVAAALRASIMKCYFREVRSLKRRLTFKNVENVVAALEQKLSRNLFQPGHISDITQQEILGTLSDIRKTIIEEHNGLFVHLVDNLIGKVQIFGLFFATLDIRQDSSVHEALLDTIATVSDSLPANYSSLNEQDKIAALLKVTQPVDIAKLELPLHKDAIQTIGSIRKIQQENGEEGCNRYIISHSTSALSVMEVYGLFLLSGWKKEEMSVDIVPLFETIDDLRHAGGVMKNLYENPDYREHLRRRGCKQTIMLGFSDGTKDGGYLMANWSIYKAKEELSKISKEYGISVVFFDGRGGPPARGGGKTHQFYASMGRNIANKEIQQTIQGQTISSNFGTIDAAQFNMEQLVHAGISNELFSSREVTLTSEEEHLLQSLADAGYSAYNKLKTHPHFLGYLDHASPLRYYAEANIGSRPSKRNSNAKLNLNDLRAVPYVGAWSQLKQNVPGYYGVGSALEQLDKHGRWSAVQHLYQHSLFFRTLLDNCEMAMKKSYFPLTAYLAKHPQYGEVWNMIYNEYELTKKYLLMLTGGTDLMANSPIDQLSIQMRERIVLPLLTAQQYALLKIRELDAHPENGEGKETYEKLVMRCSFGIINAGRNSA, from the coding sequence ATGGAAGCGCCGGTTAATAATTCTTTGCAACAGTTTAAGAATCTGGTTGGGACAAAGTTTCAGCTTTATAACAGCCTCTTCACTTCGCTGCCATTCCATCGCGTGGAAAAGACGGGAATATTCCTGTCGCTTTTCTTGCTCCACTGCGAAGAAGGGTACGCCAAAGGCGGGAGCCCCCAGGAAATCCTGGACTCCTTCTTCGATCAATACACCAATTACAAGGACGAACAAAAGAAAATTGACTTACTGTTCCGGTTTGTTCAATACGCAGAAAGACAAGTAGTATTATTCGATGCCCTGGAAGATGCTGCATTCCGCCATATCCGCGACATGCAAGGCGCCGGTACCCTCCGCCACCTCCAGTCGGAAGTGGTGCAGGAACAGGCACAAGATGAGTTGAAGGAAAAATTAAAGGATTTTTCCGTTCGCCTCGTCCTGACCGCTCATCCTACACAATTCTATCCAAGCGAAGTGCTGGGTATCATCAACGACCTGGCAAAAGCCCTGATCGAAGATAATACCGCACAGGTAAACTCCTACCTGCAGCAACTGGGTAAAACGCCTTTCTTCAAAAAAGAAAAGCCTACCCCCTACGACGAGGCTATCAGCCTGGTCTGGTTCCTGGAAAATATCTTCTACCAGGCAGGCGGCCGCATCATGTCCTTCATGAAAGGTCAGTTCCCCGGCGCCATCACCAACGAAACTTCCGTACTCCGTATGGGCTTCTGGCCCGGTGGCGACAGGGACGGAAATCCATTCGTGACAGCGCCTACCACCGTGGAAGTAGCCGCAGCACTGCGCGCTTCCATCATGAAATGCTACTTCAGGGAAGTAAGATCGCTCAAACGCCGCCTTACCTTCAAGAATGTAGAAAACGTAGTAGCTGCCCTGGAACAGAAACTCTCCAGAAACCTTTTCCAGCCTGGTCATATCTCTGATATTACCCAGCAGGAAATACTGGGTACGCTGTCGGATATACGTAAAACTATTATTGAAGAGCATAACGGCCTCTTTGTACACCTGGTAGATAACCTGATCGGTAAGGTACAGATCTTCGGACTGTTCTTTGCCACACTGGATATACGCCAGGATAGCTCTGTACACGAAGCACTGCTGGACACTATCGCCACTGTCTCCGATTCGCTGCCGGCCAACTATTCTTCGCTGAATGAGCAGGATAAGATCGCGGCATTATTAAAGGTTACACAACCTGTTGATATTGCGAAACTGGAATTACCGTTGCATAAAGATGCCATCCAGACAATCGGCAGCATCCGTAAAATCCAGCAGGAAAACGGAGAAGAAGGCTGTAACAGGTACATCATCAGCCATAGCACCAGCGCCCTCAGCGTAATGGAAGTGTATGGCCTTTTCCTGCTTAGCGGCTGGAAAAAAGAAGAGATGTCTGTGGATATCGTGCCGCTGTTCGAAACGATCGATGACCTGCGTCATGCGGGTGGCGTCATGAAAAACCTTTATGAGAACCCCGACTACAGGGAGCATCTGCGTCGCCGTGGCTGCAAACAAACCATCATGCTCGGTTTCTCTGACGGTACCAAAGATGGAGGCTATCTGATGGCCAACTGGAGTATCTACAAAGCAAAAGAAGAACTAAGCAAGATCTCCAAAGAATATGGTATCAGTGTAGTCTTTTTTGATGGCCGCGGAGGTCCTCCTGCACGTGGTGGCGGTAAAACGCACCAGTTCTACGCCAGTATGGGCCGCAATATTGCCAATAAGGAAATTCAGCAAACCATACAGGGGCAAACGATCAGTTCTAACTTCGGAACCATTGATGCTGCACAGTTTAATATGGAACAACTGGTGCATGCCGGTATCTCCAATGAGCTGTTCTCTTCCCGCGAGGTAACCCTCACCAGCGAAGAGGAACACCTGTTGCAATCGCTTGCTGATGCTGGTTATAGCGCCTATAATAAATTAAAAACTCATCCGCACTTCCTGGGCTACCTGGATCATGCGAGTCCGCTCCGCTACTACGCAGAAGCGAATATCGGGAGTCGCCCGAGCAAGCGTAATTCCAACGCCAAACTGAACCTCAACGACCTGCGTGCCGTACCTTATGTAGGCGCCTGGAGTCAGCTGAAACAGAACGTTCCTGGCTATTATGGCGTGGGTAGCGCGCTGGAGCAGCTGGATAAGCACGGGCGGTGGTCTGCAGTACAGCACCTGTACCAGCATTCCCTGTTCTTCCGTACGCTCCTTGATAACTGTGAGATGGCCATGAAGAAAAGCTATTTCCCGCTGACCGCTTACCTGGCAAAGCATCCACAGTACGGAGAAGTATGGAATATGATCTATAACGAATACGAGCTCACGAAAAAGTATTTGTTGATGCTGACCGGTGGTACCGACCTGATGGCCAACAGTCCGATTGATCAGCTATCCATACAGATGCGTGAACGTATTGTGCTGCCGTTGCTGACAGCCCAGCAATATGCGTTGCTGAAAATCCGTGAACTGGATGCACATCCGGAAAACGGTGAAGGCAAAGAGACGTATGAAAAATTGGTGATGCGTTGCAGCTTTGGCATTATCAATGCCGGCCGTAACTCAGCATAA
- a CDS encoding energy transducer TonB, with protein MDSTKIRNEEFLDILFAGRNKEYGAYELRSRYNARVRNAVMGTASIVLVMVGGYIWNNADANHTERIHKPLIPVTIMPTPIDPITEKPPVLPPPPATQATPPPLATMNKYVAPVVTSENVEEEVPTHDELRDHAIGYKNEVGVEGGADNVADLLKGNGGDGVVKPPVAEAREEIVSFVEIMPEFPGGEKALMKYLNNNVHYPRVAEENGIEGTVYIQFVVWKDGSISEVKLTGAHKGGGLEEEAARVVRSMPKWKPGRQNGQYVAVYYTLPISFRLTNN; from the coding sequence ATGGACTCAACTAAAATCCGGAATGAAGAATTCCTCGATATTCTGTTTGCAGGCAGAAACAAAGAGTATGGCGCTTACGAATTACGCAGCCGTTACAACGCACGTGTACGCAATGCCGTTATGGGAACCGCAAGTATAGTATTGGTAATGGTTGGCGGTTATATATGGAATAACGCCGACGCAAACCATACAGAGCGGATACACAAACCGCTGATTCCTGTTACGATCATGCCAACACCTATCGATCCTATTACAGAAAAGCCTCCGGTATTACCTCCACCACCTGCTACGCAGGCTACACCTCCGCCATTGGCAACAATGAATAAGTATGTTGCGCCGGTAGTAACCTCCGAAAATGTGGAAGAGGAAGTGCCAACACATGATGAATTGAGAGATCATGCCATCGGTTATAAAAATGAAGTGGGCGTAGAGGGAGGAGCTGATAATGTAGCTGATTTATTAAAAGGTAATGGAGGTGATGGAGTTGTGAAACCTCCGGTGGCAGAGGCCCGCGAAGAAATTGTCAGCTTTGTGGAAATCATGCCGGAATTCCCGGGTGGTGAAAAAGCCCTGATGAAATACCTCAATAACAATGTGCATTATCCAAGGGTGGCAGAGGAAAATGGTATTGAAGGCACCGTCTATATTCAGTTTGTTGTCTGGAAAGATGGCAGTATCTCAGAAGTAAAGCTCACCGGTGCCCATAAAGGCGGCGGACTCGAGGAAGAAGCCGCCAGGGTAGTGAGAAGCATGCCTAAGTGGAAACCCGGCAGGCAAAACGGACAGTATGTTGCAGTATACTATACGTTGCCTATCAGCTTCCGCTTAACGAATAACTAA